From Microbacterium sp. YJN-G, a single genomic window includes:
- a CDS encoding lipoyl protein ligase domain-containing protein, translated as MHGEYKVPGGKLVVVDLEVDDGLIRDFRLAGDFFLEPDTALEAINAAVEGMPVEADASTIAAAVRGALPDGAQLLGFSPEAVGTAVRRALVTAPGWRDFDWEIVHEHAVSPQLNLALDEVLTARVGEGRRRPTLRIWEWDESAVVIGSFQSYRNEVDPEGAARHGFDVVRRISGGGAMMMAAGQIITYSLYVPASLVQGMTFADSYAFLDDWVLQALRAVGIEATYQPLNDIASPTGKIGGAAQKRLANGGVLHHATISYDIDGQMMTEVLRIGREKLSDKGTTSAAKRVDPLRTQTGMERSDIIERFKDTFRALTGAEDGAITAEEYADAEALVESKFATDAWLHRVP; from the coding sequence GTGCATGGTGAGTACAAGGTTCCCGGTGGAAAGCTCGTCGTCGTCGACCTCGAGGTCGACGACGGACTGATCCGCGACTTCCGCCTCGCCGGCGACTTCTTCCTCGAGCCCGACACCGCGCTCGAGGCGATCAACGCCGCCGTCGAGGGGATGCCGGTCGAGGCCGACGCGTCGACCATCGCCGCCGCCGTGCGCGGGGCGCTGCCCGATGGGGCGCAGCTGCTGGGCTTCTCGCCCGAAGCGGTCGGCACCGCCGTGCGCCGCGCGCTGGTGACCGCACCCGGCTGGCGCGACTTCGATTGGGAGATCGTGCACGAGCACGCGGTCTCACCGCAGCTGAACCTCGCGCTCGACGAGGTGCTCACAGCCCGCGTCGGCGAGGGACGCCGACGGCCCACCCTGCGCATCTGGGAGTGGGACGAGTCGGCCGTCGTCATCGGATCGTTCCAGTCGTACCGCAACGAGGTGGATCCCGAGGGAGCGGCCCGGCACGGCTTCGACGTGGTGCGCCGCATCTCGGGCGGCGGGGCGATGATGATGGCCGCGGGCCAGATCATCACATACTCGCTGTACGTGCCCGCCTCGCTCGTGCAGGGCATGACCTTCGCCGACTCGTACGCGTTCCTCGACGACTGGGTGCTGCAGGCGCTGCGCGCGGTCGGCATCGAGGCGACCTACCAGCCGCTCAACGACATCGCCTCGCCCACCGGCAAGATCGGCGGTGCCGCGCAGAAGCGCCTCGCCAACGGGGGAGTGCTGCACCACGCCACGATCTCGTACGACATCGACGGGCAGATGATGACCGAGGTGCTGCGCATCGGGCGCGAGAAGCTCAGCGACAAGGGCACCACCTCGGCCGCCAAGCGCGTGGACCCGCTGCGCACCCAGACCGGCATGGAGCGCAGCGACATCATCGAGCGCTTCAAGGACACCTTCCGTGCGCTCACCGGGGCGGAAGACGGCGCGATCACCGCGGAGGAATACGCGGATGCCGAGGCGCTGGTCGAGTCGAAGTTCGCGACCGACGCCTGGCTGCACCGCGTCCCGTGA
- a CDS encoding alpha/beta fold hydrolase → MRTAEFVDAHGVANVYDVHEAEGEARGVVQLLHGVGEHAGRYGNLIAALTAAGFHVYADDHRGHGRTGIRQHGDPARLGRLGRGGLRAAVDACWRLTEIIGDERPGLPLVLLGHSWGSFLAQKLLNAHPEAYDAVILSGSAHLTPRDLNAAPLNARWKGPDADGLEWLSRDPAVWQAFHDDPLTTEVPLLKLFGPIEAARLYGRPRRDLGHDVPLLLIVGGDDPVGGPRSVHKLADGYRSRSGLTDVTTLVYPDARHELFNELQQEQVRADVLAWLDRRIPRR, encoded by the coding sequence ATGAGAACAGCGGAGTTCGTCGATGCCCACGGGGTCGCCAACGTGTATGACGTGCACGAGGCGGAGGGCGAGGCGCGGGGCGTGGTGCAGCTGCTGCACGGCGTCGGCGAGCACGCCGGCCGCTACGGCAACCTGATCGCCGCGCTGACAGCGGCGGGGTTCCACGTCTACGCCGACGACCACCGCGGTCACGGCCGCACCGGCATCCGCCAGCACGGCGATCCCGCCCGGCTGGGACGGCTGGGCCGGGGAGGCCTGCGTGCGGCCGTGGATGCCTGCTGGCGGCTCACCGAGATCATCGGCGATGAGAGGCCCGGCCTGCCGCTCGTGCTGCTCGGCCACTCCTGGGGATCGTTCCTCGCGCAGAAGCTGCTCAACGCGCATCCCGAGGCGTACGACGCCGTCATCCTCAGCGGCTCCGCGCATCTGACCCCGCGCGACCTCAACGCCGCACCGCTGAACGCCCGATGGAAGGGCCCGGATGCCGACGGCCTGGAGTGGCTCTCGCGCGACCCCGCCGTCTGGCAGGCCTTCCACGACGACCCGCTGACGACCGAGGTGCCGCTGCTGAAGCTGTTCGGCCCGATCGAGGCGGCCCGGCTGTACGGCCGCCCGCGTCGCGATCTCGGGCACGACGTCCCGCTGCTGCTGATCGTCGGAGGCGACGACCCGGTCGGCGGTCCGCGCAGCGTGCACAAGCTCGCCGACGGCTATCGCAGCCGCTCCGGGCTGACCGATGTGACCACGCTGGTGTACCCCGATGCGCGGCACGAGCTCTTCAACGAGCTGCAGCAGGAGCAGGTGCGCGCCGACGTGCTGGCGTGGCTCGACCGGCGTATCCCGCGTCGCTGA
- a CDS encoding MarR family winged helix-turn-helix transcriptional regulator — protein MTDNLETTASELRYAVFRLTRRLRSVRAVDALSDAQLAALGALRAHGRHTLSRLAEHERVTAPTMSTVVNGLAELGLVVRVPDEDDRRRVYVELTEQGEEVVAATIRRRDEALASMIGEVDLDERELAVLREAAALLRKVVGT, from the coding sequence ATGACGGACAATCTCGAGACCACTGCATCCGAGCTCCGTTACGCCGTCTTCCGCCTCACCCGGCGCCTGCGCTCCGTGCGCGCCGTCGACGCGCTCAGCGACGCGCAGCTCGCCGCCCTCGGCGCTCTGCGCGCCCATGGCCGGCACACCCTCTCCCGGCTCGCCGAGCATGAGCGTGTCACGGCGCCGACCATGAGCACCGTCGTCAACGGCCTCGCCGAGCTCGGTCTCGTGGTGCGCGTGCCCGATGAGGACGACCGGCGGCGCGTGTACGTCGAGCTCACCGAACAGGGCGAAGAGGTCGTCGCCGCGACCATCCGCCGCCGCGACGAGGCCCTCGCCAGCATGATCGGCGAGGTCGACCTCGACGAGCGCGAGCTCGCGGTGCTGCGCGAGGCCGCCGCCCTGCTGCGGAAGGTGGTCGGCACGTGA
- a CDS encoding bifunctional proline dehydrogenase/L-glutamate gamma-semialdehyde dehydrogenase, which translates to MTTSVPSAEASVSDLAALADDAVALVRRWLVESRAIPVDAAGQRLAGVLRDPNGLDFTVGFVDGVVRPEDLTVAAEKLKELVPLTPKFLPGVMRGAIGLGGATAGILPGIVVPSARAVLRQMVRHLIVDARDEKLGAAIKHIRETQGVKLNVNLLGEAILGKDEAVRRLEGTRRLLMRDDVDYVSIKVSSTVAPHSPWAFDQAVAHAVEALRPLYEIAARPSTGSGTQGRGSRKFINLDMEEYKDLDLTIAVFTGILDRPEFHDLEAGIVLQAYLPDALAAMIRLQEWAAARVAEGGAPIKVRVVKGANLPMETVDAETHGWELATWSTKQQSDASYKAVLDYALRPEHIGNVRIGVAGHNLFDIALAWLVAEKRGVTEGIEFEMLLGMATAQAQVVKRTVGSLLLYTPVVHPDEFDVAIAYLIRRLEEGASHENFMSAVFDLDDDPELFEREKDRFLASVAAIPAQVPGPNRTQNRQLPAEPAPRDGFANTPDTDPSLAANRVWADGIRARMSDSTLGDATVAANTLDTVEQVDERIAAGVAAGEAWRALGAAGRAEILHRAGDVLEARRAELLEVMGSEAGKVIEQGDPEVSEAIDFAHFYAESAKRLADVDGAVMQPVGLTVVTPPWNFPVAIPAGSVLSALASGSPVIIKPARQARRSGAVMVEALWEAGVPREVLQYVQLDGRELGTKLVSDPAVGRVILTGGFETAELFRGFRADLPLLAETSGKNAIIVTPSADLDLAAKDVAYSAFGHAGQKCSAASLVVLVGSVAKSERFRRQLVDAVRAYEVGDPSDGVNRIGPLIGPAEGKLLSALTELHPGQSWLLAPEKLDDDGRLWRPGIRDGVQRGSEFHRVEYFGPVLGVMTASTLTEAIDIVNDIDYGLTSGIHSLDEDEIQQWLAHIQAGNVYVNRGTTGAIVQRQPFGGWKKAAVGAGAKAGGPNYLVGLADWADAPVSSTRPLDELGLSAARLVESADSGEDAAWLRGALATDIDAWGTEFGVVRDATGLVTEQNALRYQALPVTIRYEGSRVAELIRIAAAGLRARSRVTVSTASALPAAIVTWLGAHDVTVVTEDAEAWAAHARRLAGAGGRVRVIGATAAATAAAVNGSPSLAIYAGPVVAAGRVELLTFLREQAVSITAHRFGTPNRHEIPLLDPVR; encoded by the coding sequence ATGACCACCTCCGTGCCTTCTGCCGAAGCATCCGTCTCCGACCTGGCCGCACTCGCCGACGACGCCGTCGCGCTCGTGCGCCGCTGGCTCGTCGAGAGCCGTGCCATCCCCGTCGACGCCGCCGGGCAGCGCCTGGCCGGCGTGCTGCGCGACCCGAACGGGCTGGACTTCACCGTCGGCTTCGTCGACGGCGTCGTGCGCCCCGAAGACCTCACCGTCGCCGCTGAGAAGCTCAAGGAGCTCGTGCCGCTCACGCCGAAGTTCCTCCCCGGCGTGATGCGCGGCGCGATCGGCCTCGGCGGCGCGACCGCCGGCATCCTTCCCGGCATCGTCGTGCCCTCGGCCCGCGCCGTGCTGCGCCAGATGGTGCGACACCTCATCGTCGACGCCCGCGACGAGAAGCTCGGCGCGGCCATCAAGCACATCCGCGAGACGCAGGGCGTCAAGCTCAACGTCAACCTGCTCGGCGAGGCCATCCTCGGCAAGGACGAGGCCGTCCGCCGCCTCGAGGGCACCCGCCGCCTGCTGATGCGCGACGACGTCGACTACGTCTCGATCAAGGTGTCGTCCACTGTCGCGCCGCACAGCCCGTGGGCCTTCGACCAGGCCGTCGCGCACGCCGTCGAGGCGCTGCGTCCGCTGTACGAGATCGCGGCCCGCCCTTCGACGGGCTCAGGGACCCAGGGCCGCGGATCCCGCAAGTTCATCAACCTGGACATGGAGGAGTACAAGGACCTCGATCTCACGATCGCGGTCTTCACCGGCATCCTCGACCGTCCCGAGTTCCACGACCTCGAGGCCGGCATCGTGCTGCAGGCGTACCTGCCCGACGCGCTCGCCGCGATGATCCGCCTGCAGGAGTGGGCGGCCGCCCGCGTCGCCGAAGGCGGCGCCCCCATCAAGGTGCGCGTCGTCAAGGGCGCCAACCTGCCCATGGAGACGGTGGATGCCGAGACCCACGGCTGGGAGCTGGCGACCTGGTCGACCAAGCAGCAGTCCGACGCGTCGTACAAGGCCGTCCTCGACTACGCCCTGCGCCCCGAGCACATCGGCAACGTGCGCATCGGCGTCGCCGGGCACAACCTGTTCGACATCGCCCTGGCGTGGCTGGTCGCCGAGAAGCGCGGCGTCACCGAGGGCATCGAGTTCGAGATGCTGCTGGGCATGGCCACGGCGCAGGCGCAGGTCGTCAAGCGCACCGTCGGCTCGCTGCTGCTGTACACGCCGGTCGTGCACCCCGACGAGTTCGACGTCGCCATCGCATACCTCATCCGCCGTCTCGAAGAGGGCGCCTCGCACGAGAACTTCATGTCGGCGGTCTTCGACCTCGATGACGACCCCGAGCTGTTCGAGCGCGAGAAGGACCGCTTCCTGGCATCCGTCGCCGCCATCCCCGCGCAGGTGCCAGGGCCGAACCGCACGCAGAACCGTCAGCTGCCCGCCGAGCCGGCCCCGCGCGACGGCTTCGCCAACACCCCCGACACCGACCCGTCGCTGGCGGCGAACCGCGTCTGGGCCGACGGCATCCGCGCCCGCATGAGCGACTCGACCCTCGGCGACGCGACCGTCGCGGCCAACACGCTCGACACCGTCGAGCAGGTCGACGAGCGCATCGCCGCCGGCGTCGCCGCAGGCGAGGCATGGCGCGCGCTGGGCGCCGCCGGCCGCGCCGAGATCCTGCACCGCGCGGGCGACGTGCTCGAGGCGCGCCGCGCCGAGCTGCTCGAGGTGATGGGCTCCGAGGCGGGCAAGGTCATCGAGCAGGGTGACCCCGAGGTCTCGGAGGCGATCGACTTCGCGCACTTCTACGCCGAGAGCGCCAAGCGTCTCGCCGACGTCGACGGCGCCGTGATGCAGCCGGTCGGGCTGACCGTCGTCACCCCGCCGTGGAACTTCCCCGTCGCCATCCCTGCCGGCTCCGTGCTCTCGGCCCTGGCCTCCGGCTCGCCGGTGATCATCAAGCCGGCCCGCCAGGCACGCCGTTCCGGCGCCGTCATGGTCGAGGCCCTTTGGGAGGCGGGCGTGCCCCGCGAGGTGCTGCAGTACGTGCAGCTCGACGGACGCGAACTGGGCACCAAGCTCGTCAGCGACCCGGCCGTCGGACGCGTCATCCTCACCGGCGGCTTCGAGACCGCCGAGCTGTTCCGCGGCTTCCGCGCCGACCTGCCGCTGCTGGCCGAGACGAGCGGCAAGAACGCCATCATCGTCACCCCGTCCGCCGACCTCGACCTCGCCGCCAAGGACGTCGCCTACTCGGCCTTCGGGCACGCCGGCCAGAAGTGCTCGGCAGCCTCGCTCGTCGTGCTCGTCGGGTCGGTCGCGAAGTCCGAGCGGTTCCGCCGCCAGCTCGTCGACGCGGTGCGCGCCTACGAGGTCGGCGACCCGAGCGACGGCGTCAACCGTATCGGCCCGCTGATCGGACCCGCCGAAGGCAAGCTGCTCAGCGCCCTCACCGAGCTGCACCCCGGCCAGTCGTGGCTGCTCGCCCCCGAGAAGCTCGACGACGACGGCCGGCTGTGGCGCCCCGGCATCCGCGACGGCGTGCAGCGCGGCAGCGAGTTCCACCGTGTGGAGTACTTCGGGCCCGTGCTCGGCGTGATGACCGCGTCGACGCTGACCGAGGCGATCGACATCGTCAACGACATCGACTACGGCCTCACCAGCGGCATCCACTCGCTCGACGAGGACGAGATCCAGCAGTGGCTGGCGCACATCCAGGCCGGCAACGTCTACGTCAACCGCGGCACCACCGGCGCCATCGTGCAGCGCCAGCCGTTCGGCGGCTGGAAGAAGGCCGCCGTCGGCGCCGGCGCCAAGGCCGGCGGCCCGAACTACCTCGTCGGCCTCGCCGACTGGGCCGACGCCCCGGTCTCGAGCACCCGCCCGCTGGACGAGCTGGGCCTGTCGGCAGCACGCCTGGTCGAGTCGGCGGACAGCGGAGAGGATGCCGCGTGGCTGCGCGGCGCGCTCGCCACCGACATCGACGCCTGGGGCACCGAGTTCGGCGTCGTCCGCGACGCCACCGGCCTGGTCACCGAGCAGAACGCGCTGCGCTACCAGGCGCTGCCGGTCACGATCCGCTACGAGGGATCGCGCGTGGCAGAGCTGATCCGCATCGCCGCGGCGGGCCTGCGCGCCCGTTCGCGGGTGACGGTGAGCACGGCATCCGCTCTTCCCGCCGCGATCGTCACCTGGCTGGGGGCGCACGACGTCACCGTCGTGACCGAGGATGCCGAGGCCTGGGCCGCGCACGCCCGCCGCCTCGCCGGTGCCGGGGGACGCGTCCGTGTGATCGGTGCGACCGCCGCGGCAACCGCCGCCGCCGTGAACGGTTCGCCGAGCCTGGCGATCTACGCGGGCCCGGTCGTCGCCGCAGGACGCGTGGAGCTGCTGACCTTCCTGCGCGAGCAGGCGGTCTCGATCACCGCGCACCGCTTCGGCACCCCGAACCGCCACGAGATCCCGCTGCTCGACCCGGTGCGCTGA
- a CDS encoding DNA-methyltransferase has protein sequence MIEGDNLAAARTLPAASFTLIYLDPPFNTGRTQERQVVTARRTAAEDEPETGAEPAGSAEPRVGSAEPPAAREIRHGFHGHAYERVRGMLRTYDDRFDDYGAFLMPRLEEAWRLLADDGTLYLHLDYREAHYAKVMLDAVFGRDAFLNELIWAYDYGAKSRRRWPTKHDTILVYVKTPGGHFFDSDAVDREPYMAPGLVTAEKAARGKLPTDVWWHTIVPTTGREKTGYPTQKPEGILRRIVQASSRPGDRVLDLFAGSGTTGAVASALGRDAVLVDDNPEAIRVMRERMPHASVRAL, from the coding sequence ATCATCGAGGGCGACAACCTCGCGGCGGCGCGCACCCTGCCTGCGGCATCCTTCACCCTGATCTACCTCGACCCGCCCTTCAACACCGGCCGCACGCAGGAGCGGCAGGTGGTCACCGCCCGTCGCACCGCTGCGGAGGACGAGCCCGAGACCGGCGCCGAGCCCGCGGGATCGGCCGAACCCCGCGTCGGGTCTGCCGAGCCGCCGGCTGCGCGCGAGATCCGGCACGGCTTCCACGGGCACGCCTACGAGCGGGTGCGCGGGATGCTGCGCACCTACGACGACCGCTTCGACGACTACGGCGCGTTCCTCATGCCACGTCTCGAAGAGGCCTGGCGGCTGCTCGCGGACGACGGCACCCTCTACCTGCACCTCGACTACCGCGAGGCGCACTACGCGAAGGTCATGCTCGACGCCGTCTTCGGCCGCGACGCGTTCCTGAACGAACTGATCTGGGCGTACGACTACGGCGCGAAGTCGCGGCGCCGCTGGCCCACCAAGCACGACACGATCCTCGTGTACGTGAAGACCCCGGGCGGGCACTTCTTCGACTCCGACGCCGTCGACCGCGAGCCGTACATGGCGCCCGGCCTGGTCACGGCCGAGAAGGCCGCTCGCGGCAAGCTGCCCACCGACGTGTGGTGGCACACGATCGTCCCCACCACGGGCCGCGAGAAGACCGGGTATCCGACGCAGAAGCCCGAGGGCATCCTGCGGCGCATCGTGCAGGCCTCCAGCCGTCCCGGCGACCGGGTGCTCGACCTGTTCGCCGGCTCCGGCACGACCGGCGCCGTCGCATCAGCGCTCGGGCGGGATGCCGTGCTCGTCGACGACAACCCCGAGGCGATCCGCGTCATGCGGGAGCGGATGCCGCACGCGAGCGTGCGCGCGCTCTGA
- a CDS encoding LysR family transcriptional regulator produces MFELRRLRLLHELALRGTIAEVAASLSYSPSTVSQQLSLLEREAGVALLEPDGRRVRLTPQGRMLAEHAARALELDEAARASLTAHTGWEPVRLSAMPTAAETIVPAALTLLAERAPGLRVELAELPPEESLFELWARRFDLVIAEQYPGHTRELRDGVEHDLLGEDPIRIVLPRSEHPAPLPELRERAWVMEPEGTAARQWAVQQCRAAGFEPDVRYEAADLTAHVRLVASGHAVGMLPDLIWGDEPSPLTVADLPGSPVREVFTAVRSSSRGDESVALVRTALREAFTAHHRVAP; encoded by the coding sequence ATGTTCGAGCTGAGACGGCTGCGGCTGCTGCACGAGCTGGCGCTACGGGGAACGATCGCCGAGGTCGCGGCATCCCTGTCCTACTCGCCTTCGACGGTGTCGCAGCAACTGTCGCTGCTCGAGCGCGAGGCGGGCGTCGCGCTGCTGGAACCCGACGGCAGGCGGGTGCGCCTCACCCCGCAGGGGCGGATGCTGGCCGAGCACGCGGCCCGCGCCCTGGAACTCGACGAGGCGGCGCGCGCTTCGCTGACTGCGCACACGGGCTGGGAGCCGGTGCGCCTGTCGGCCATGCCGACGGCGGCCGAGACGATCGTGCCGGCGGCCCTGACGCTGCTGGCCGAGCGGGCCCCCGGGCTGCGGGTGGAGCTGGCCGAGCTGCCGCCGGAGGAGAGCCTGTTCGAGCTGTGGGCTCGCCGGTTCGACCTGGTCATCGCCGAGCAGTACCCCGGGCACACGCGCGAGCTGCGCGACGGTGTGGAGCACGACCTGCTCGGCGAGGACCCGATCCGCATCGTGCTGCCGCGGTCGGAGCATCCGGCTCCCCTGCCCGAGCTGCGCGAGCGCGCCTGGGTGATGGAGCCGGAGGGCACTGCCGCACGGCAGTGGGCGGTGCAGCAGTGCCGCGCCGCCGGGTTCGAGCCCGACGTCCGGTACGAGGCGGCCGACCTGACCGCGCACGTGCGACTGGTGGCATCCGGCCACGCGGTCGGCATGCTGCCCGACCTGATCTGGGGCGACGAGCCGAGCCCGCTCACCGTCGCCGACCTGCCCGGATCCCCCGTGCGCGAGGTGTTCACCGCCGTGCGCTCATCCTCCCGAGGCGACGAGTCGGTCGCCCTGGTGCGCACCGCGTTGCGCGAGGCCTTCACCGCGCACCACCGCGTCGCGCCCTGA
- a CDS encoding copper homeostasis protein CutC: MLPVVELAVQDAAGVRIAREVGAARVELAQALPLGGLTPSAGTLEAALEAAGEGGPEVHVLVRPRAGGFRYDSDELDVIIRDVRVALAAGAHGVVVGCQGESGGLDRDALARITDAAGTASVTLHRVIDVTPDPVASLQVARDLGLRRVLTSGGASRAVDGIPVLRALVAEAEGRIEVMAGSGIDPGNAAAIAATGVDAVHFSAKRTIASEGGVRLGSASDGVGGHEITDREAALAVIAALGGVHSAV; encoded by the coding sequence ATGCTTCCCGTCGTCGAGCTCGCCGTCCAGGATGCCGCCGGAGTTCGCATCGCCCGGGAGGTGGGCGCTGCGCGTGTCGAGCTCGCCCAGGCCCTGCCACTCGGAGGGCTCACCCCGTCCGCCGGCACGCTCGAGGCCGCACTCGAGGCCGCGGGGGAGGGCGGCCCTGAGGTCCACGTGCTCGTCCGGCCGCGCGCGGGCGGCTTCCGCTACGACTCCGACGAACTGGACGTCATCATCCGCGACGTGCGGGTCGCGCTCGCCGCCGGGGCGCACGGCGTCGTCGTCGGGTGCCAGGGCGAGTCCGGAGGGCTCGACCGGGACGCGCTCGCGCGCATCACGGATGCCGCGGGCACCGCATCCGTCACCCTGCACCGTGTGATCGACGTGACCCCCGACCCGGTCGCCTCGCTGCAGGTCGCCCGCGACCTCGGGCTGCGCCGGGTGCTCACCTCCGGTGGCGCCTCCCGCGCAGTGGACGGCATCCCGGTGCTGCGCGCTCTCGTGGCCGAGGCCGAAGGACGCATCGAGGTGATGGCGGGCAGCGGAATCGACCCGGGCAACGCCGCCGCGATCGCCGCGACCGGCGTCGACGCCGTGCACTTCTCCGCCAAGCGGACGATCGCCTCCGAGGGCGGCGTGCGCCTGGGATCGGCATCCGACGGCGTCGGCGGGCACGAGATCACCGACCGCGAGGCGGCGCTGGCCGTGATCGCCGCCCTCGGGGGCGTGCACAGCGCGGTCTGA
- a CDS encoding MFS transporter, protein MFRSFRTYNYRTWFFGAVISNIGGWMQATAQDWVVLTELTDNDATAMGVTMALQFGPPLVLVSLTGWVADRFDRRRVLLTTQSVLMLLAVAVAVLLLTDVMTLPIMFGFAAAFGVTNAFDAPARQAFVSDMVSLEDTSNAVALNSASFNMARLIGPAVGGLLIVALGSGWVFIANAVTFLAMLVALMLVRQHELMPRIKSGRSSGGLAAGFRYVLTRPDLLVVFVMVFLLGAFGMNFPIFASTMALEFDQGADGYGLLSSVLAIGSLAGALLAARRDRARVRVIVLAATGFGAASIVSAVMPTYGTYAVLLIAVGFSIVTMLTTANGYVQTTTDPALRGRVLALYMAVVMGSTPIGAPIAGWIVDTFSARTAITVGGIAGVLAGVIGVGWMLWSGRLHRHERTRFLLTLDETRPLSVIRAMEPVAFDDHAAATTPIRLPHRRDGEDAD, encoded by the coding sequence ATGTTCCGGTCCTTCCGCACCTACAACTACCGCACCTGGTTCTTCGGCGCCGTCATCTCGAACATCGGCGGCTGGATGCAGGCGACCGCCCAGGACTGGGTGGTGCTCACCGAGCTGACCGACAACGACGCCACGGCCATGGGTGTCACGATGGCGCTGCAGTTCGGTCCGCCGCTCGTGCTCGTGAGTCTCACCGGCTGGGTCGCCGACCGTTTCGACCGGCGACGGGTGCTGCTGACCACGCAGTCGGTGCTCATGCTGCTCGCCGTCGCGGTCGCCGTGCTGCTGCTCACCGATGTGATGACGCTGCCGATCATGTTCGGATTCGCCGCCGCGTTCGGTGTGACCAACGCCTTCGACGCGCCCGCCCGTCAGGCGTTCGTCTCAGACATGGTGAGCCTCGAAGACACCTCGAACGCCGTCGCCCTGAACTCCGCCTCGTTCAACATGGCCCGCCTGATCGGCCCCGCCGTGGGTGGTCTGCTCATCGTCGCGCTCGGCTCGGGATGGGTGTTCATCGCGAATGCCGTGACCTTCCTGGCGATGCTCGTCGCCCTGATGCTCGTACGCCAGCACGAGCTGATGCCTCGGATCAAGAGCGGCCGCAGCTCGGGCGGCCTGGCCGCCGGCTTCCGGTACGTGCTCACCCGGCCCGACCTGCTGGTCGTGTTCGTGATGGTGTTCCTGCTCGGCGCCTTCGGCATGAACTTCCCGATCTTCGCCTCGACCATGGCGCTGGAGTTCGACCAGGGAGCCGACGGCTACGGCCTGCTCAGCTCGGTGCTCGCGATCGGCTCGCTCGCGGGCGCCCTGCTCGCCGCGCGCCGTGACCGCGCCCGCGTGCGGGTGATCGTGCTCGCCGCGACCGGGTTCGGTGCGGCATCCATCGTGTCGGCGGTGATGCCGACGTACGGCACGTACGCGGTGCTGCTGATCGCCGTCGGCTTCTCGATCGTGACGATGCTGACGACCGCGAACGGCTACGTGCAGACCACCACCGATCCCGCCCTGCGCGGCCGAGTGCTGGCGCTGTACATGGCGGTCGTGATGGGCTCGACGCCCATCGGCGCCCCCATCGCCGGCTGGATCGTCGACACGTTCTCGGCCCGCACGGCGATCACCGTCGGCGGCATCGCCGGCGTCCTCGCCGGGGTGATCGGCGTGGGGTGGATGCTGTGGTCGGGCCGCCTGCACCGCCACGAGCGCACGCGCTTCCTGCTCACGCTCGACGAGACGCGACCGCTGTCCGTCATCCGCGCCATGGAGCCGGTCGCCTTCGACGACCACGCCGCCGCGACCACGCCCATCCGGCTGCCGCACCGCCGCGACGGCGAGGACGCGGACTGA